In Fluviispira sanaruensis, a genomic segment contains:
- the hflX gene encoding GTPase HflX, with product MLLENESNKVLKAILVGISLPGTSDIENKESLKELERLVQTLGFQVVGSTQQRRPNLSGAVPLGEGKLKEIAKITGGTGIVKSAVPVRKNKAKLRAEAEQGSAEDESEIGAQEAFADYKDEENNEQDEILEKAEAVVFDCELTPSQITHLQSAFGVEVLDRTGVIVEIFSRHAKTREARLQVEIAKLKYLSPRIREAGQSERQGSGAGARGSGETDVEIDKRRIRDRIAELRREIAAIQKEQGNRRAKRSEQPCVALVGYTNAGKSSLMRKLTGSEVLVADKLFATLDTTVRTLYPETQPRILISDTVGFIKKLPHDLVASFRSTLDEAMNASLLLFVVDSSDISWKSQLEVTQSVLKEIGVTDETPARLVLNKSDRLSKDDIQQLKSDFPDALLISTKNEKDIEFMHHFIQEFFEKDMLEADLFVPYNVQGVIGEIRSLFRVLVEKYENEGINYKIRGKRETIEKLKKLHNL from the coding sequence ATGCTGCTTGAAAATGAAAGTAATAAGGTTTTAAAAGCCATTCTTGTTGGTATTTCTTTACCAGGTACAAGCGATATTGAAAATAAAGAATCATTAAAAGAACTTGAGAGATTGGTGCAGACTCTGGGTTTTCAGGTTGTCGGCTCAACTCAGCAAAGACGTCCGAATCTGTCAGGAGCTGTGCCATTAGGAGAAGGTAAGCTAAAAGAAATTGCCAAAATTACAGGCGGAACAGGGATTGTGAAATCTGCTGTGCCTGTTAGGAAAAATAAAGCAAAATTAAGGGCAGAGGCGGAGCAAGGGTCAGCAGAAGATGAAAGTGAGATTGGAGCACAGGAAGCTTTTGCGGATTATAAAGATGAAGAAAATAATGAACAGGATGAAATATTAGAAAAAGCAGAGGCTGTTGTCTTTGACTGTGAGTTGACTCCTTCACAAATTACGCACTTGCAAAGTGCTTTTGGTGTGGAGGTTCTTGATAGAACAGGAGTTATTGTTGAGATTTTCAGTCGTCATGCAAAGACCCGTGAAGCACGTCTACAAGTTGAAATTGCCAAACTGAAATATCTTTCGCCCAGAATTCGAGAAGCTGGGCAAAGTGAAAGACAAGGGAGTGGGGCTGGGGCGCGTGGCTCGGGTGAAACCGATGTCGAAATAGATAAGCGCAGGATCCGGGATCGCATTGCGGAACTCCGACGTGAAATTGCAGCTATCCAAAAAGAACAAGGTAACAGAAGAGCAAAGCGCTCGGAACAGCCTTGCGTTGCGCTTGTTGGTTATACCAATGCTGGTAAATCTTCACTTATGAGAAAACTTACAGGTAGTGAGGTTCTTGTCGCAGATAAATTGTTTGCGACCCTCGACACAACTGTGCGTACCCTTTATCCTGAAACGCAACCGCGGATCTTAATTTCAGATACGGTTGGTTTTATAAAAAAACTCCCACATGATTTAGTCGCCTCCTTTCGTTCAACTCTTGATGAAGCTATGAACGCTTCTTTACTGTTATTTGTGGTAGATTCTTCAGATATATCATGGAAATCTCAGCTTGAAGTAACCCAATCTGTCTTGAAAGAAATAGGTGTGACAGACGAAACTCCCGCTCGTTTGGTTTTAAATAAAAGTGATAGACTCAGTAAAGATGATATTCAACAATTAAAAAGTGACTTTCCTGATGCGCTTCTGATCTCCACTAAAAATGAAAAAGATATTGAATTTATGCATCACTTTATTCAGGAATTTTTTGAAAAAGATATGCTTGAGGCCGATTTGTTTGTTCCTTATAATGTTCAAGGAGTGATTGGTGAAATCCGAAGTTTATTTCGTGTATTAGTGGAAAAATATGAAAATGAAGGAATTAATTATAAAATAAGAGGAAAAAGAGAAACTATTGAAAAATTAAAAAAGCTCCATAACCTTTAG
- a CDS encoding anaerobic C4-dicarboxylate transporter: MIFLEFTIIIACLLLGTRFGGLGLGVISGIGLLLLTFVFGLYPGTPPVNVMLTIMAVIACASILQTAGGLNVLMCFAEKLLRKHPKYITILAPLATWTLTVLCGTGHVVYTMFPIIYDIAIKKNIRPERPMAVASVASQLGICASPMSVAVVSMISILGSAHGLTHVISLIDLLKVAIPSSFIGVLIAAIWSLRRGKNLEDDKEFQEKIKDPENEAYIYGGAKSTLLNEKFSKHAYLSLIIFFFAITIVVLLGAFEFLRPHIMVNGKEKILSMNLSIQMLMLAAGAFILMLCKVVPREIPNGAIFKAGMVAVISVFGVAWMADTFFHAHFQLLEHILEEVVKTKPWTYAIVLFLVSKLVNSQAAAIAAIAPMGISLGVDPKIMVAFLPAAYGYFVLPTYPSDLACIGFDRSGTTSIGKYVINHSFIIPGLIGVSTSCFIGYFLVKIAF; the protein is encoded by the coding sequence ATGATTTTTTTAGAGTTTACTATAATCATTGCCTGCCTATTGTTAGGCACTCGATTTGGTGGTTTAGGTCTGGGCGTCATTTCTGGAATAGGTTTGCTTTTATTAACATTTGTTTTCGGCCTTTATCCTGGAACACCACCTGTGAATGTCATGCTGACAATCATGGCCGTGATTGCCTGTGCATCCATTCTGCAAACAGCTGGAGGACTCAATGTCTTAATGTGTTTTGCAGAAAAACTTTTACGTAAGCATCCAAAATATATTACCATTTTAGCCCCCCTTGCCACTTGGACTTTAACAGTTCTTTGCGGTACGGGCCATGTCGTTTATACGATGTTTCCTATTATTTATGATATTGCAATTAAAAAGAATATTCGCCCAGAACGCCCAATGGCTGTCGCATCTGTGGCTTCACAATTAGGAATTTGTGCTTCACCTATGTCCGTCGCCGTTGTCTCTATGATATCCATTTTAGGCAGTGCGCATGGATTAACGCATGTGATTAGCTTGATCGATTTATTAAAAGTTGCCATTCCTTCTTCATTTATTGGTGTTTTAATTGCAGCAATTTGGAGCTTGCGTCGTGGTAAGAATTTAGAAGACGATAAAGAATTCCAAGAAAAAATCAAAGATCCCGAGAATGAAGCTTATATTTATGGAGGAGCTAAAAGCACTTTACTCAATGAAAAGTTTTCAAAACATGCATATCTTTCACTTATCATATTCTTTTTTGCAATTACCATTGTTGTTCTTTTAGGGGCATTTGAATTTTTAAGACCACATATTATGGTAAATGGTAAAGAAAAAATTCTATCAATGAATTTAAGCATACAAATGTTAATGCTAGCAGCAGGAGCATTTATATTGATGCTTTGTAAAGTTGTTCCAAGAGAAATTCCGAATGGCGCTATTTTTAAAGCAGGAATGGTTGCTGTTATTTCTGTTTTTGGCGTCGCGTGGATGGCAGATACATTTTTTCATGCACATTTTCAGTTATTAGAACACATTTTAGAGGAAGTCGTTAAAACGAAACCTTGGACATATGCGATCGTTTTATTTCTAGTTTCAAAACTTGTTAACAGCCAAGCAGCTGCTATTGCCGCCATTGCACCTATGGGAATTAGTTTAGGAGTTGATCCCAAAATTATGGTAGCCTTTTTACCTGCTGCATATGGTTATTTTGTGCTCCCCACCTATCCAAGTGACTTGGCTTGTATCGGTTTCGATCGATCAGGCACAACCTCAATTGGTAAATATGTTATAAACCACAGCTTTATTATTCCAGGTTTAATTGGCGTATCGACAAGTTGTTTTATAGGATATTTCTTAGTGAAAATAGCTTTTTAA
- the serC gene encoding 3-phosphoserine/phosphohydroxythreonine transaminase, translating to MNVHYFSPGPARLPEEVRNQIKEELLDTFGMGVSIMEISHRSKQYEQLSQETLALARKTFQVPDTHSLLFSVCGAQQHFSLLTQHLSAPEDEIAYTNTGVWSHLACEEAYASGRKVHLVYDGRPNYSTLGNPKEWKIPKKAKYVHITVNNTVYGTEYKEIPTFADIPVVLDMTSSLGARTDIPWESTALVYASAQKNFGIAGVSVIIMRNDLLEKSRELTKLDRVGKALTYHAVFDAKSALNTPPVFPIFAMNKMLNWIASCGGVSTMEKWANEKAKMVYSEIDAGFYLFNIDKSYRSRHNFVFKLPSAKQDEHFIQEAQKNGILEIKGYKSLGGIRASMYNGVSLESASIFAEFMREYRKKFG from the coding sequence ATGAATGTACATTATTTTAGTCCAGGCCCAGCACGCTTGCCCGAAGAGGTTCGCAACCAAATAAAAGAAGAACTGCTCGATACCTTTGGCATGGGTGTCAGCATTATGGAAATATCGCATCGTTCAAAACAATACGAGCAACTCAGTCAAGAAACACTTGCGCTCGCAAGAAAAACCTTCCAAGTTCCAGACACGCATTCCTTGCTTTTTTCAGTCTGTGGCGCTCAACAACATTTTTCACTGCTCACACAGCATTTGTCGGCACCTGAAGACGAAATTGCATACACTAACACTGGAGTTTGGTCACATTTAGCCTGCGAAGAAGCTTATGCCAGCGGACGAAAAGTTCATTTAGTTTATGATGGCAGACCCAACTACTCAACCTTAGGCAACCCTAAGGAGTGGAAAATTCCTAAAAAAGCAAAATACGTTCATATCACAGTAAACAATACGGTGTATGGTACAGAATACAAAGAAATCCCGACCTTTGCTGACATTCCAGTCGTACTCGACATGACAAGCTCGTTGGGCGCGCGCACAGATATCCCATGGGAATCCACAGCTTTGGTTTATGCCAGTGCACAAAAAAACTTTGGTATTGCAGGCGTCTCTGTTATCATTATGCGCAATGATCTCCTAGAAAAAAGCAGAGAACTCACAAAACTTGACAGAGTGGGTAAGGCTCTTACCTATCACGCTGTCTTCGATGCCAAAAGCGCTTTAAATACACCTCCTGTCTTTCCTATTTTTGCTATGAACAAAATGCTGAATTGGATTGCTTCTTGCGGTGGTGTTTCCACAATGGAAAAATGGGCAAACGAGAAAGCAAAAATGGTTTACAGCGAAATTGATGCTGGCTTTTATTTATTTAATATCGATAAAAGCTATCGTTCGCGACATAACTTTGTCTTTAAATTACCCTCAGCAAAACAAGATGAGCATTTTATCCAAGAAGCTCAGAAAAACGGCATCCTTGAAATCAAAGGCTACAAAAGCTTAGGTGGCATACGCGCTTCTATGTACAATGGAGTGAGCCTGGAATCTGCCTCTATATTTGCAGAGTTTATGCGTGAATATCGCAAAAAGTTTGGGTAA
- a CDS encoding DUF3757 domain-containing protein: protein MIIKYSFCFLALAISCYSYAYSAKSCPEIIQLKNYNNRVFSTESGEWFGVANNSALNVRIEKFDSAIFRPSAVIRVLNTNATVPIGENFKCSYILSDNNLLDVYYESNQTKYRKLLNIQSWQSTELFGTTYYECKSTPHQCQFVDIDTPVVKSSFN from the coding sequence ATGATAATAAAATATTCATTTTGCTTTTTAGCATTAGCTATTTCATGTTATAGTTATGCATATTCAGCTAAAAGTTGCCCAGAAATTATTCAATTAAAAAACTATAATAATAGAGTCTTTTCAACAGAAAGTGGAGAATGGTTTGGAGTCGCAAATAATTCCGCTCTCAATGTAAGAATAGAAAAATTTGATTCCGCTATATTTCGTCCTTCCGCTGTAATAAGAGTCTTAAATACGAATGCTACAGTTCCGATAGGTGAAAACTTTAAATGCTCATATATACTTTCAGATAATAATCTCTTAGATGTATATTACGAAAGTAATCAAACTAAATACAGAAAACTCTTAAATATTCAAAGTTGGCAGTCTACAGAACTTTTTGGTACGACTTATTACGAATGCAAATCCACTCCCCATCAATGTCAATTTGTTGATATTGATACACCTGTTGTAAAATCAAGTTTTAACTAA
- a CDS encoding RrF2 family transcriptional regulator: MQLTLQSDYTLRVLIYLALKKDELSTIDEIAEAYQISAHHLTRIVHKLGELAYINTQRGRGGGILLAQLPEKINIGEIIEKIENHFYVVECFDPGKKCCVIQSVCLLKPHIAEATQSFINTLKKKTLADIILNKKQLEKILIKK, from the coding sequence TTGCAACTTACGCTACAGAGTGATTATACTTTAAGAGTTTTGATTTATTTAGCACTAAAAAAAGATGAGCTGAGTACAATAGATGAAATTGCTGAAGCTTATCAAATATCAGCTCATCATTTGACTCGTATTGTTCATAAATTGGGAGAGCTTGCTTATATAAACACACAGCGGGGACGCGGTGGGGGTATATTACTTGCTCAATTGCCAGAAAAAATAAATATTGGCGAGATCATAGAAAAGATTGAAAATCACTTTTATGTTGTCGAGTGTTTTGATCCGGGCAAGAAGTGCTGTGTTATTCAAAGTGTTTGTTTATTAAAACCTCATATAGCAGAAGCTACGCAGAGTTTTATCAATACTTTGAAGAAAAAAACATTAGCAGATATCATTTTAAATAAAAAACAACTTGAAAAAATCTTGATAAAAAAATAA
- a CDS encoding FAD-binding oxidoreductase: MVAINYNGKNYQLKEQQTVLDCLLENNESISYFCKSGLCQSCTMAIEHGNIPLKSQFGLSEAEKMQSHFLPCLSKPTQDIFIKKCNESKKKYACIVQEKIILAAGVIILKIKHPLNYQFFPGQYVNIKKPSGEIRCYSIASLQSEKCEIELHIKYYENGKLTSWLYNEIQIGDTLFISEALGQCFYSKEARVRKLLLIGVGTGLAPLIGIARHALSENHLSEIHIVQGGLNIQSLYANPLLIDLSLNNKNFKVHTCILQDADNPERTKDIHSYVEEHFSDLTNWEVYICGGDDFVKKTQELVFLSGADGANIHSDIFVVSS; the protein is encoded by the coding sequence ATGGTTGCAATCAATTATAACGGGAAAAATTATCAACTTAAGGAACAACAAACGGTTCTGGATTGTTTGTTGGAAAATAATGAAAGCATTTCTTATTTTTGTAAAAGTGGACTTTGTCAAAGCTGTACAATGGCAATTGAGCACGGAAACATTCCGTTAAAGAGTCAATTCGGCCTTTCAGAGGCTGAGAAAATGCAATCACATTTTCTTCCCTGTTTGTCTAAGCCTACTCAGGATATTTTTATAAAAAAGTGCAATGAAAGCAAAAAAAAGTATGCATGTATTGTTCAAGAAAAAATAATTTTAGCTGCTGGGGTTATTATTTTAAAAATAAAACATCCGCTTAATTATCAATTTTTTCCTGGTCAGTATGTTAATATAAAAAAGCCCTCTGGTGAAATACGTTGCTATTCTATTGCAAGCTTACAAAGTGAAAAATGTGAAATAGAGTTGCATATTAAATATTATGAGAACGGCAAATTAACGAGTTGGCTTTATAATGAAATTCAAATTGGTGACACCCTTTTTATCTCTGAAGCACTTGGTCAGTGCTTTTATTCTAAAGAAGCTAGAGTAAGAAAATTGCTTCTGATCGGTGTTGGAACGGGGCTTGCGCCATTAATTGGAATTGCTCGTCATGCACTGTCTGAAAATCATTTGTCCGAAATTCATATTGTGCAAGGTGGATTGAATATACAGTCATTGTATGCAAATCCTTTATTGATCGATTTAAGCTTAAATAATAAGAATTTTAAAGTGCATACTTGTATTTTACAAGATGCAGATAATCCAGAGAGAACAAAAGATATTCACTCTTATGTTGAAGAGCATTTTTCAGATTTAACAAATTGGGAAGTTTATATATGTGGAGGGGACGATTTCGTTAAAAAAACTCAAGAACTTGTTTTTTTATCCGGTGCGGATGGTGCAAACATTCATTCTGATATATTTGTTGTTTCGAGCTAA
- a CDS encoding group I truncated hemoglobin — MSSFYELVGGDKAMEKAVNVFYRKVLKDQNIKHFFNDIDMTKQMQKQKAFFTLLFDGPNNYTGKDLKSGHAHLVARGLNDSHFDAVLAHLQSTFVDLSIPDEIANALSAKAEAARDLVLGK; from the coding sequence ATGAGCAGTTTTTATGAACTAGTGGGCGGTGACAAAGCAATGGAAAAAGCTGTCAATGTTTTTTACCGTAAAGTTTTAAAAGATCAAAATATCAAGCATTTTTTTAATGATATAGACATGACTAAGCAAATGCAGAAACAAAAAGCTTTTTTTACTTTGCTATTTGATGGGCCTAATAATTATACAGGAAAAGATTTAAAAAGTGGGCATGCTCATCTTGTTGCTCGTGGATTAAATGACTCACATTTTGATGCTGTGCTAGCTCATTTGCAAAGTACTTTTGTTGATCTTTCCATACCAGATGAAATTGCCAATGCACTTAGCGCTAAAGCGGAAGCAGCAAGAGATCTTGTACTCGGAAAATAA
- a CDS encoding ATP-grasp domain-containing protein, which produces MKKNLVLIETLHTGSGLEIIKAAKSKGVKIHFITAEYSWFECHCPAEIAEGINIIKVNWDKTSVRQEYLKLIHEQEKFSLFTQRDAFVEAVAEVAEEFKLNFTSSKAMKIARNKEKMREFFSQTFIPSPKYCYVNTKEELFISLKSLTFPFVAKPTKGSGSKDVIIIQSKTDLSMLDKFFNNESSANLLLEEFILGRVVSVESFTSNGKHHLLGVTNRLMGPQPYFVELGYAFPCRYENILQTKLEEYTKFILDKIEYKFGYSHIEYILGHDDVYLVEINARLGGGQLGKIMSYSLNLSVYELLIENLFETKEIDLDCKNLQAAACYTVYSQKPGVIESIKGMELASLFPNVLQVIQGLKIGDYAKETKDMMGQVAQVIATGNTPENALISAHSAATSIVVEVK; this is translated from the coding sequence ATGAAAAAAAATCTTGTTCTTATTGAAACTTTGCATACAGGTTCTGGGCTTGAAATTATCAAAGCAGCCAAAAGCAAAGGTGTCAAAATTCATTTTATAACAGCTGAATACTCTTGGTTTGAATGCCATTGTCCAGCAGAGATTGCTGAGGGAATTAATATTATTAAAGTGAATTGGGACAAGACATCTGTACGTCAAGAATATTTAAAATTGATTCATGAACAAGAAAAATTCTCTTTGTTTACCCAAAGGGATGCTTTTGTCGAAGCTGTTGCAGAAGTTGCTGAGGAATTTAAATTAAATTTTACATCAAGTAAAGCTATGAAAATTGCACGTAATAAAGAAAAAATGCGAGAATTTTTTTCGCAAACATTTATTCCTTCTCCCAAATATTGTTATGTCAATACTAAAGAAGAATTGTTTATTTCACTCAAGTCTTTAACATTTCCTTTCGTGGCAAAACCGACAAAAGGTTCGGGTAGTAAAGACGTAATTATCATTCAGAGCAAAACAGATCTCTCTATGCTCGATAAATTTTTTAACAACGAATCATCTGCAAATTTATTATTAGAAGAATTTATACTGGGTAGAGTTGTTTCGGTTGAAAGTTTTACAAGCAATGGTAAACATCATTTATTAGGCGTTACAAATAGACTTATGGGACCACAGCCCTACTTTGTCGAGCTTGGTTACGCATTTCCTTGTCGCTATGAAAATATTTTACAAACTAAACTTGAAGAGTATACTAAATTTATTCTTGATAAAATTGAGTATAAATTTGGTTACAGCCATATTGAGTATATTTTGGGGCATGATGATGTTTATTTAGTTGAAATAAATGCACGTTTGGGCGGTGGTCAACTTGGGAAAATAATGTCCTATAGCTTAAACCTAAGTGTCTACGAGCTGTTAATAGAAAATTTATTTGAAACTAAAGAAATTGATTTAGATTGTAAAAATTTGCAAGCTGCTGCATGTTATACAGTGTATTCGCAAAAACCCGGTGTGATCGAAAGTATAAAAGGAATGGAATTAGCCTCACTTTTCCCAAATGTTTTGCAAGTGATTCAAGGCTTAAAAATTGGTGACTACGCTAAAGAAACAAAGGATATGATGGGGCAAGTTGCTCAAGTGATTGCTACAGGAAATACCCCTGAAAATGCCTTAATTTCTGCCCACTCAGCGGCGACTTCTATTGTTGTTGAGGTGAAGTAA
- a CDS encoding cysteine synthase family protein — MNILECTGNTPIVNIGKINKFCGTNVQVKLEKTNPAGSIKDRAAKYIIDYAEKNNLIKHGGTIIESSSGNFGISLAMIGAARGYKVIILVDPKATDVNVGLIKAYGAEVIVVDKKDDAGSYHKTRIQLANELARKIENSYRPDQCFNILSSIAHKETTAKEIFEQTQGEISGVVAAVSTGGQIGGIAEFFAEKSTKYLVTCVDAYGSSIFGGEPHSYKIPGVGLSWTPRNIRNVNNIDYVYRIRDEDSYISARILCRNEGILAGVSSGAVVLSALKLSQKIQNKKPLIAILGDSGERYLNTLFNDDWLKENDIPLESHMELLYKLLSSIDEPQARPNIVENYRDDLIYSLGVPETTMTHF; from the coding sequence ATGAATATATTAGAATGTACTGGAAATACACCTATTGTGAATATTGGGAAAATTAATAAATTTTGCGGAACAAATGTACAAGTGAAATTAGAGAAAACAAACCCAGCAGGAAGTATAAAAGATAGAGCTGCAAAATATATAATTGATTACGCTGAAAAAAATAATCTTATAAAACATGGAGGAACAATTATAGAATCTTCTTCAGGAAATTTTGGAATCAGCTTAGCTATGATTGGAGCTGCGCGTGGTTATAAAGTTATTATTTTAGTCGATCCGAAAGCGACAGATGTCAATGTTGGCCTAATAAAAGCCTATGGAGCAGAAGTTATTGTTGTTGATAAAAAAGACGATGCAGGATCTTATCATAAAACAAGAATTCAGCTCGCCAATGAACTTGCACGGAAGATTGAAAATTCATATCGACCTGACCAATGTTTTAATATTCTCAGTTCAATCGCGCATAAAGAAACAACTGCGAAAGAAATATTTGAACAAACTCAAGGTGAAATTTCGGGTGTGGTTGCGGCTGTCAGCACTGGTGGGCAGATAGGAGGAATTGCAGAATTCTTTGCAGAAAAATCTACAAAATATCTTGTAACTTGTGTTGATGCTTACGGCTCTTCCATTTTTGGTGGGGAGCCGCATTCCTATAAAATACCAGGTGTCGGATTGAGCTGGACTCCAAGAAATATTAGGAATGTAAATAATATTGATTATGTCTATCGCATTCGTGATGAAGATTCTTATATATCTGCACGGATTTTATGTAGAAATGAAGGAATACTTGCGGGTGTATCATCGGGTGCTGTTGTGCTTTCAGCTCTTAAACTTTCTCAAAAAATTCAAAATAAAAAACCTTTAATAGCAATTCTAGGTGACAGTGGAGAGAGATATTTAAACACTTTATTTAATGATGATTGGCTCAAAGAAAATGATATTCCACTTGAATCTCATATGGAATTACTTTATAAACTTCTAAGTTCTATTGATGAACCGCAAGCAAGACCAAATATCGTTGAAAATTATCGTGATGATCTTATATACTCACTGGGCGTTCCTGAAACAACTATGACGCATTTTTAA
- a CDS encoding ParB N-terminal domain-containing protein, translated as MHQIKDVTLEFIEVEKLIPHENFDYDAIILLISKISKDGFWRSPVVIDKKTQIIMDGHHRVEVAKRMGVKNIPCYLMNYGEKYIDVLNWHTNEKFDVNSIFETVRVGKKFPVKTTRHIFLIPLYNVKIDLNMLII; from the coding sequence ATGCATCAAATTAAAGATGTCACACTTGAATTCATCGAAGTCGAGAAATTAATCCCTCATGAAAACTTTGATTATGATGCTATTATTTTATTAATTTCTAAAATATCGAAAGATGGATTCTGGAGATCTCCTGTTGTAATCGATAAAAAAACACAAATAATAATGGATGGGCACCACAGAGTTGAAGTAGCAAAAAGAATGGGGGTGAAAAATATACCGTGTTACTTAATGAATTATGGGGAAAAATATATTGACGTTTTAAATTGGCATACAAATGAAAAATTTGATGTAAATAGTATTTTTGAAACAGTTCGTGTTGGCAAAAAATTTCCGGTTAAAACAACTCGACATATATTTTTAATCCCTCTTTATAATGTGAAAATAGACTTAAATATGCTAATTATATAG
- a CDS encoding ATP-binding cassette domain-containing protein, translated as MSDNNIKVNEPAICFDKYSLSVGFISPIRELSFAIHEGESVAIIGPAGSGKSMVLSIIAQFLWEIDDKFLLNSLKQIGNLKILGIPLGGEKPSVNTLKKIYPNVVLVSEKSAWLPVSIAENFALSQSLMGAEYILDFHQLIENLPISQHNKAQIDSLAELLPSQVEVPFLQQLSIIRALIRKPKILLLDDAFLRMDPVLLKQTENLILNMSEKSTLVWATNDLFQASRVTDWTLFMRHGTMVEYTRTAQFFTNPSTRDAENFIAGRDEV; from the coding sequence ATGTCAGATAATAATATAAAAGTGAATGAACCAGCAATATGCTTTGATAAATACTCTTTATCAGTTGGCTTTATCTCACCTATCCGTGAGCTTTCTTTTGCAATTCATGAGGGAGAATCTGTTGCAATCATTGGGCCAGCAGGATCGGGTAAAAGTATGGTTTTATCAATTATAGCTCAGTTTTTATGGGAAATTGATGATAAATTTTTATTAAACTCATTAAAACAGATAGGCAACTTAAAAATTCTTGGAATACCACTTGGTGGTGAAAAACCATCAGTCAATACACTAAAAAAAATATATCCAAATGTTGTGCTGGTATCTGAAAAAAGTGCATGGTTACCTGTGTCAATAGCAGAAAACTTTGCATTATCTCAGAGTTTAATGGGTGCTGAATATATTCTCGACTTCCACCAATTGATCGAAAATTTACCTATATCACAGCACAATAAAGCGCAAATTGATTCCTTAGCTGAGCTTTTACCAAGTCAAGTTGAAGTACCCTTTTTGCAACAGCTTTCAATTATCCGTGCACTTATTCGTAAACCCAAAATACTTTTGCTCGATGATGCTTTTTTAAGAATGGATCCAGTATTATTAAAACAAACAGAAAATTTAATATTAAATATGAGCGAAAAATCAACTCTCGTTTGGGCCACAAATGATCTCTTTCAAGCAAGCCGGGTAACTGATTGGACTCTTTTTATGCGACATGGAACAATGGTAGAGTACACAAGAACTGCTCAATTCTTTACAAATCCATCCACACGTGATGCTGAAAACTTCATTGCAGGACGCGACGAAGTTTAA